In the Streptomyces coeruleoprunus genome, CGCGCGTGAACTGCGAAGTGCAGGTCGGCGTGCGTCAGCCCTGGCGCTGCTTGTGGCGCAGGTTGTCGCAGATGACCATGACCCGACCGTGGCGGCGGATCACCTTGCACTTGTCGCAGATCTTCTTGACGCTCGGCTTGACCTTCATGGGATGTGAGGTTCTCCGGGTCAGTGCCAGCACCCCGTAGGAGAGGTGCGGACAAGATCTACTTGTAGCGGTAGACGATCCGGCCACGCGTCAGGTCGTACGGAGACAGCTCCACGACGACCCGGTCATCCGGGAGGATACGGATGTAGTGCATCCGCATCTTGCCGCTGATGTGCGCGAGGACCTTGTGACCGTTCTGGAGCTCCACCTTGAACATGGCGTTCGGCAGGGACTCGATCACGGTGCCCTCGATCTCGATGGCACCTTGCTTCTTGGCCACGCTTCGCCCTTCGAATCGGCTACCTTGATCGACTCTCGCTACCGATACCGCAGGCATACGGGTGCACGAGAGCCGACGCATCAGTCTACGCCAGGCCCCTCGAAAAGACGAATCAGCAGAGTCTGCCCAAGGCCGAAGATCCCTAACCGGAGTACGCCCGGGGGCCCTGCGCGCCCGCTCAGCCCAGCGGGTCCGGCGCCGCCGTGACGCCCAGCTCGGCCAGCTTCGCCTTGCCGCCGTCGGGGGCCGTCAGGACCAGGGGGCCGTCCTCCGTGAGGGCGACCGAGTGCTCCCAGTGCGAGGACCAGGTGCCGTCCGTCGTGATGACGGTCCAGTCGTCCTCCAGGACCTCCGTCCGCGGCGTACCGAGCGACACCATCGGCTCGATGGCGAGGCAGAAGCCGGGCACGAGCTTGGGGCCCTTGCCGCGCTTGCGCGAGACGTAGTTCAGCAGGTGCGGGTCCATGTGCATCTCGGAGCCGATGCCGTGGCCGCCGTAGTCCTCGATGATCCCGTACTTGCCGCCGCCCGGCTTCGGCTGGCGGCGGATGTAGGTCTCGATGGCCCGGGAGATGTCCACCAGGCGGTTGCCGTTCTTCATCGCCGCGATGCCGGCCCACATGGACGCCTCGGTCACCCGCGACAGCTCCAGCAGCTCGGGCGCGTGCCCGGAGCCGACGAACGCCGTGTACGCCGCGTCACCGTGCCAGCCGTCGACGATGGCGCCGGCGTCGATCGAGATGATGTCGCCGTCCTTGAGGACGACGTCCTCGCTGGGGATGCCGTGGACGACGACCTCGTTCACGGACGTGCAGATCGTCGCGGGGAACCCGCCGTACCCGAGGAAGTTCGACTTCGCCCCGTGGTCGGCGATCACCTTGCGGGCCGCCTCGTCCAGGTCCTTCGTGGTGGCGCCGGGCACCGCCACCTCGCGGGTCGCGGCGTGGATGGCGGCGACGACCAGCCCCGCCTCGCGCATCTTCGCGATCTGCTCCGGGGTCTTGATCTGCACCATGACGGCTGACGCCTTTCTAGAACTGCTGGGGGCTTCGGGACTCTCGCTACCACGATACGGGCGTGTCCGCGGTGCGGGCTCCCGTCCCGGGGGACGGAGCCGGGGCAAAGCGTCGGCCGCGGCACCCCGTGGGGGGCGCCGCGGCCGTGGCACGACAGTGCGGTCCTACGCGGCCTGGTCTCCGCGCAGGGCCTCCATGGCCCGCTCGGTCACCTCGTTGACCTTGCCGAGCGCGGAGATCGTGACCACCAGGCCCTGGGCCTTGTAGTGGTCGATGATCGGCTCGGTCTGCGTGTGGTAGACCTCGAGCCGCGTCCGGACCGTTTCCTCGGAGTCGTCGGGACGCTGGTACAGCTCACCGCCGCACACGTCGCAGACACCCTCCTGCTTCGGCGGCGTGTACGTCACGTGGAAGACGTGGGCGCTGTCGTTGCGGCAGATGCGGCGACCCGCGATCCGCTTGACGACCTCGTCCTCGGAGACCTCCAGGTCCAGGACCGCGTCCAGCTTCATGCCCTCGCGGGCGAGCATCGCGTCCAGCGCCTCGGCCTGGGCCACGTTCCTCGGGAAGCCGTCCAGCAGGAAACCGCCCTCGGCGTCCGGCTGCTCCATGCGGTCCTTCGCCATACCGATGGTGACCTCGTCGGGCACGAGGTTGCCGGCGTCCATGTACGCCTTGGCCTGCTTGCCCAGCTCCGTGCCCTGGCTGATGTTGGCGCGGAACAGGTCGCCCGTGGAGATGTGCGGAATCGACAGATTCCGGGCAAGGAACGCGGCCTGCGTTCCCTTGCCGGCACCGGGCGGTCCGACGAGGACGATTCGCATCAGCGGAGGAACCCTTCGTAATTGCGCTGCTGGAGCTGACTCTCGATCTGCTTCACGGTCTCCAGCCCCACACCCACGATGATGAGGATGCTCGTCCCGCCGAACGGGAAGTTCTGGTTGGCCCCGCCGAAGCCCGCCAACGCCATTGTCGGCACAAGAGCGATCAGACCCAGATACAGCGAGCCCGGCCAAGTGATCCGGTTGAGCACGTAGCTCAAGTACTCAGCAGTAGGTCGACCAGCCCGGATACCCGGGATGAAGCCACCATACTTCTTCATGTTGTCCGCGACTTCCTCGGGGTTGAACGAGATGGCCACGTAGAAGAAGGCGAAGAACACGATCAGGAAGAAGTAGATGACCGTGTGGATGGGCTTGCCGTCCACCAAATGCTGCTGAATCCACGCAGACCACCCGGACCCGCTGCCCGCGAACTGGACAATCAAGATCGGGATGTAGAGCAGCGACGAGGCGAAGATGACGGGAATCACACCCGCCTGGTTCACCTTGAGAGGAATGTAGGTCGACGTGCCGCCGTACGAGCGACGACCGATCATGCGCTTCGCGTACTGCACCGGGATCCGGCGCTGAGCCTGCTCGACGAAGACGACGAGGGCGACCATCACGAAGCCGATCAGGATGACGGTGCCGAACTCGATCCAGCCCTTGGCGAGCTTGCCGCTCTCCTTGATGGCCCACAGGGCGCCGGGGAAACCGGCGGCGATCGAGATGAACATCAGGATCGACATGCCGTTGCCGACACCGCGGTCGGTGATCAGCTCACCGAGCCACATGACGAGGGCGGTGCCCGCGGTCATGGTGAGCACCATGACGATGATCGTGAAGATCGACTGGTTCGGGACGATCTCCCGGGCAACGGTGCAGCCGCTGAACAGCGCACCGCTCTTCGCGGTGGCGACCAGGCCGGTGCCCTGCAGGATCGCGAGGGCCACGGTCAGGTAGCGGGTGTACTGCGTGATCTTGGCCTGACCGGCCTGGCCCTCCTTCTTGAGGGCCTCGAGCCGCGGGATGACCACGGTCAGCAGCTGAAGAATGATGCTCGCCGTGATGTACGGCATGATGCCGAGCGCGAAGATGGTGATCTGCAGCAGGGCACCACCGCTGAACATGTCCATCAGGCCAAGGAGGTTGTTGTTCCCCTGCTGGGCCTGCTTGACACATTGCTGGACGTTCTCGTAGTTCACACCGGGAACGGGGATGTGCGCACCGAGCCGGTAGAGCACGATGATGCCGAACGTGAAGAGCAGCTTCTTACGCAGGTCGGGCGTCTTGAACGCCCGGGCGAACGCGGTGAGCACGGTGCCTCCTGCGACCCCCGAGCTAGCGCGTCAGAGGGGACGGGTTTGAAGAATCAGCGGTTACCTGGCAAGGCGGCGCTGCGCTCGCGCACAGGCCGCCCGAAGATTAATGGCGCCACCCTACCCGGCCTTGCGGCACACGGGAAACATCTGTCGGCGTCCACTGGTCAAGACGCCCCAGCTGAACCGCGTGCCGGAAGCCCCCACTTCACCCACACGCGCGACGAACCACGCGCTGGAGGGCGGATCCGGCCGGGCCCCAGCGGCCCGAGCGACCGGTCGGCCGGGGGCGGACGTCGGGCAGGCCGAAAACGCCCCGTACACGGGCGTACAAGCCCTTCCTGCCCGGGAAAAGGCGGACGGCCTGGGCGGCACGCCCCTAAGGGCGGCCACCCAGGCCGTTCGATGTCAGCGCGAGGCTCAGACGAGCTCGGTGACCGTACCGCCGGCGGCGGTGATCTTCTCCTTGGCGGAGCCGGAGACGGCGTCGACCGTCACCTGCAGCGCCACGGAGATCTCGCCCTGGCCCAGGACCTTGACGAGCTGGTTCTTGCGCACCGCTCCCTTGGCGACCAGGTCGGCCACGGTGACCTCGCCACCCTGCGGGTAGAGAGCCGCGAGCTTGTCCAGGTTCACGACCTGGTACTCGACCTTGAACGGGTTCTTGAAGCCCTTGAGCTTCGGGAGGCGCATGTGGAGCGGCATCTGGCCACCCTCGAAGCGCTCCGGAACCTGGTAGCGGGCCTTGGTGCCCTTGGTACCACGACCGGCCGTCTTACCCTTCGACGCCTCACCACGACCGACACGGGTCTTGGCGGTCTTGGCGCCCGGGGCGGGACGGAGGTTGTGGATCTTCAGCGGGTTCTGCTCCGCCATGATCAGTCGACCTCCTCGACCGTCACGAGGTGGCGGACGGTGTGCACCATGCCGCGGAACTCGGGGCGGTCCTCCTTGACGACCACGTCACCCAGGCGCTTGAGGCCCAGGGTGCGCAGCGTGTCGCGGTGGTTCTGCTTGCTGCCGATGTACGACTTCGTCTGCGTGATCTTGAGGCGGGCCATTACGCACCCACCCCGGCACGCGCACGCAGCAGAGCCGCGGGGGCGACGTCCTCGAGCGGCAGACCGCGGCGGGCCGCGATCTCCTCGGGACGCTGCAGGCCCTTCAGGGCCTCCACGGTCGCGTGCACGATGTTGATCGCGTTGTCGGAGCCGAGCGACTTCGACAGGATGTCGTGAACGCCGGCGCACTCGAGCACGGCACGCACCGGGCCACCGGCGATAACACCGGTACCGGGGGAAGCCGGCTTGAGCAGGACGACGCCCGCGGCCTTCTCACCCTGAACCGGGTGGGGGATGGTGCCGGCGATACGCGGGACCTTGAAGAAGTGCTTCTTGGCCTCCTCCACGCCCTTGGCGATCGCGGCCGGCACCTCCTTGGCCTTGCCGTAACCGACACCCACGGTGCCGTCACCGTCGCCCACCACGACCAGCGCGGTGAAGCTGAAGCGACGACCACCCTTCACAACCTTGGCGACGCGGTTGATCGCGACAACGCGCTCAACGTACGCGGTCTTCTCGGCGGCAGCAGCGCCGCCGTCACGGCCCTTCCGGTCCCGCCGCTCGCCGCCACCGGCACCGCTTCCGCGGCGCTGGGGTCCAGCCATTGGATTTACCTCTCTCTTTTCCGCTAGCTACGGAACCGGCTCAGAACTTGAGCCCGGCTTCGCGGGCGGCGTCCGCCAGGGCGGCGATGCGCCCGGCGTACCTGTTGCCGCCACGGTCGAACACGACAGTCTCGATACCGGCGGCCTTGGCACGCTCGGCCACGAGCTGGCCGACCTGCTTCGCCTTCGCCGACTTGTCGCCTTCGCCGCCGCGGATGGACGCGTCCAGGGTGGACGCCGACGCGAGGGTGTGACCCGCGATGTCGTCGATGACCTGAGCGGTGATGCCGCGGTTGGACCGGGTGACGACGAGGCGCGGACGCTCCGACGTACCCGAGATCTTCTTGCGGATGCGGATGTGGCGACGCTTCAGAGCAGCGCCCTTGTAGGCCTTGCCCTTGGCAATCTTCACGCCGTATGCCATGGCTTTACTTACCAGCCTTTCCGACCTTGCGGCGGATGACCTCGCCCGCGTACTTCACGCCCTTGGCCTTGTACGGGTCGGGCTTGCGCAGCTTGCGGATGTTCGCGGCGACCTCGCCGACCTTCTGCTTGTCGATGCCCTCGACCGAGAACTTGGTCGGCGAGTCGACCTTGAACGAGATGCCCTCGGGCGCCTCGACGAGGATCGGGTGGCTGTAGCCGAGCTGGAACTCCAGGTCGGAGCCCTTCGCGGCGACGCGGTAACCGACACCGCTGATCTCGAGCGCCTTCGTGTACCCCTGGGTCACACCGGTGATCATGTTGGCCACCAGCGTGCGGGACAGGCCGTGGAGGGCCTTGTTCTGACGCTCATCGTTCGGACGGGTGACGTTCAGAACGCCGTCCTCGCCCTTGACGATCTCGATCGGGGCGGCAACGGTGTGGGTCAGGGTGCCCTTGGGGCCCTTCACCTGGACCGTACGGCCATCGATGGTGACGTCCACGCCGGCGGGAACCGTGATGGGGAGCTTGCCGATACGCGACATTGGCTTTTCCTCCGTTCCCGACTACCAGACGTAGGCGAGGACTTCCCCACCCACGCCCTTCTTCTGCGCCTGCTGGCCGGTCAGGAGGCCGTGCGACGTGGAGATGATCGCCACGCCGAGACCGCCGAGGACCTTCGGCAGGTTGGTGGACTTCGCGTAGACCCGGAGACCGGGCTTCGAGATCCGCTTGATGCCCGCGATGGAGCGCTCACGGTTCGGGCCGAACTTCAGCTCGAGGACGAGGTTCTTGCCGACCTCGGCGTCCTCGACCTTCCAGCCCGTGATGAAGCCCTCCTGCTTGAGGATCTCCGCGATGTGAGACTTGATCTTGCTGTGCGGCATCGTCACGGTGTCGTGGTACGCCGAGTTCGCGTTACGCAGACGCGTGAGCATGTCTGCGATCGGATCAGTCATGGTCATGAATTGGCCTTCGGCCTCTCTCGCCGGGGTTTCCTGTATGCGCCATCCCTCTCCCCGCTCATGGGCGGGACGGGTGCGGTGCGGGGACCTACGGCGTAGTAAGTCGTACGGGCGGCAGGCGCCCAACCCCACAAGCCTACGACATGTGGAGAAGGGCCCCTGCCGACCAGGTGCTTACCGAGAGCCCGGCATCAACCCAACTGGGCTGATTACCAGGAGCTCTTGGTCACGCCCGGCAGCTCGCCACGGTGAGCCATCTCACGGAGGCACACGCGGCACAGGCCGAACTTGCGGTAGACGGAGTGCGGCCGGCCGCAGCGCTGGCAGCGGGTGTACGCGCGCACACCGAACTTCGGCTTGCGGGCAGCCTTAGCGATCAGAGCCTTCTTCGCCATCTCGCTCACGCCTCCTTGAACGGGAAGCCGAGGTGACGAAGCAGGGCGCGGCCCTCGTCGTCGTTGGTCGCCGTGGTCACCACGGTGATGTCCATACCCCGGACACGGTCGATCTTGTCCTGGTCGATCTCGTGGAACATGACCTGCTCCGTGAGACCGAAGGTGTAATTGCCACGGCCGTCGAACTGCTTCGGGGACAGACCACGGAAGTCGCGGATGCGCGGGAGCGCGAGCGACAGGGTGCGGTCCAGGAACTCCCACATGCGGTCGCCACGGAGCGTGACGTGGGCACCGATCGGCTGGCCCTCACGCAGCTTGAACTGCGCGATGGACTTGCGGGCCTTGGTGACGGCCGGCTTCTGACCGGTGATCGTGGTGAGGTCCTTGATGGCGCCCTCGATCAGCTTGGAGTCGCGGGCGGCGTCGCCCACACCCATGTTGACCACGATCTTGACGAGGCCGGGGACCTGCATGACGTTCTCGTACTTGAACTCGTCACGCAGCTTGCCGACGATCTCCTCGCGGTACTTCGTCTTGAGACGCGGAGTCGTGGTGGTAGCCATCAGATGTCCTCACCCGTCCGCTTGGCAACGCGGATCTTGTTGCCGTTCTCGTCGAAGCGGTAACCGACGCGGGTCACGACCTTGTTGCCGTCCTTCTCCACGACGAGCTGAACGTTGCTCACGTGGATGGGGGCCTCGACCGTGACGATGCCGCCGGCCTGGGAGGCGCGGCCCGGCTGGTTCGCCTTGGTGTGCTTCTTGACCCGGTTGACACCCTCGACCAGGACGCGGTCCTCGCGGGGGAAGGCCGCGATGACCTTGCCCTGCTTGCCCTTGTCCTTACCGGTGATGACCTGGACCAGGTCGCCCTTCTTGATCTTCATGCTTACAGCACCTCCGGCGCGAGCGAGATGATC is a window encoding:
- the rpmJ gene encoding 50S ribosomal protein L36; translation: MKVKPSVKKICDKCKVIRRHGRVMVICDNLRHKQRQG
- the infA gene encoding translation initiation factor IF-1 gives rise to the protein MAKKQGAIEIEGTVIESLPNAMFKVELQNGHKVLAHISGKMRMHYIRILPDDRVVVELSPYDLTRGRIVYRYK
- the map gene encoding type I methionyl aminopeptidase produces the protein MVQIKTPEQIAKMREAGLVVAAIHAATREVAVPGATTKDLDEAARKVIADHGAKSNFLGYGGFPATICTSVNEVVVHGIPSEDVVLKDGDIISIDAGAIVDGWHGDAAYTAFVGSGHAPELLELSRVTEASMWAGIAAMKNGNRLVDISRAIETYIRRQPKPGGGKYGIIEDYGGHGIGSEMHMDPHLLNYVSRKRGKGPKLVPGFCLAIEPMVSLGTPRTEVLEDDWTVITTDGTWSSHWEHSVALTEDGPLVLTAPDGGKAKLAELGVTAAPDPLG
- a CDS encoding adenylate kinase, which gives rise to MRIVLVGPPGAGKGTQAAFLARNLSIPHISTGDLFRANISQGTELGKQAKAYMDAGNLVPDEVTIGMAKDRMEQPDAEGGFLLDGFPRNVAQAEALDAMLAREGMKLDAVLDLEVSEDEVVKRIAGRRICRNDSAHVFHVTYTPPKQEGVCDVCGGELYQRPDDSEETVRTRLEVYHTQTEPIIDHYKAQGLVVTISALGKVNEVTERAMEALRGDQAA
- the secY gene encoding preprotein translocase subunit SecY is translated as MLTAFARAFKTPDLRKKLLFTFGIIVLYRLGAHIPVPGVNYENVQQCVKQAQQGNNNLLGLMDMFSGGALLQITIFALGIMPYITASIILQLLTVVIPRLEALKKEGQAGQAKITQYTRYLTVALAILQGTGLVATAKSGALFSGCTVAREIVPNQSIFTIIVMVLTMTAGTALVMWLGELITDRGVGNGMSILMFISIAAGFPGALWAIKESGKLAKGWIEFGTVILIGFVMVALVVFVEQAQRRIPVQYAKRMIGRRSYGGTSTYIPLKVNQAGVIPVIFASSLLYIPILIVQFAGSGSGWSAWIQQHLVDGKPIHTVIYFFLIVFFAFFYVAISFNPEEVADNMKKYGGFIPGIRAGRPTAEYLSYVLNRITWPGSLYLGLIALVPTMALAGFGGANQNFPFGGTSILIIVGVGLETVKQIESQLQQRNYEGFLR
- the rplO gene encoding 50S ribosomal protein L15, yielding MAEQNPLKIHNLRPAPGAKTAKTRVGRGEASKGKTAGRGTKGTKARYQVPERFEGGQMPLHMRLPKLKGFKNPFKVEYQVVNLDKLAALYPQGGEVTVADLVAKGAVRKNQLVKVLGQGEISVALQVTVDAVSGSAKEKITAAGGTVTELV
- the rpmD gene encoding 50S ribosomal protein L30 translates to MARLKITQTKSYIGSKQNHRDTLRTLGLKRLGDVVVKEDRPEFRGMVHTVRHLVTVEEVD
- the rpsE gene encoding 30S ribosomal protein S5 — translated: MAGPQRRGSGAGGGERRDRKGRDGGAAAAEKTAYVERVVAINRVAKVVKGGRRFSFTALVVVGDGDGTVGVGYGKAKEVPAAIAKGVEEAKKHFFKVPRIAGTIPHPVQGEKAAGVVLLKPASPGTGVIAGGPVRAVLECAGVHDILSKSLGSDNAINIVHATVEALKGLQRPEEIAARRGLPLEDVAPAALLRARAGVGA
- the rplR gene encoding 50S ribosomal protein L18, with translation MAYGVKIAKGKAYKGAALKRRHIRIRKKISGTSERPRLVVTRSNRGITAQVIDDIAGHTLASASTLDASIRGGEGDKSAKAKQVGQLVAERAKAAGIETVVFDRGGNRYAGRIAALADAAREAGLKF
- the rplF gene encoding 50S ribosomal protein L6, which encodes MSRIGKLPITVPAGVDVTIDGRTVQVKGPKGTLTHTVAAPIEIVKGEDGVLNVTRPNDERQNKALHGLSRTLVANMITGVTQGYTKALEISGVGYRVAAKGSDLEFQLGYSHPILVEAPEGISFKVDSPTKFSVEGIDKQKVGEVAANIRKLRKPDPYKAKGVKYAGEVIRRKVGKAGK
- the rpsH gene encoding 30S ribosomal protein S8 — its product is MTMTDPIADMLTRLRNANSAYHDTVTMPHSKIKSHIAEILKQEGFITGWKVEDAEVGKNLVLELKFGPNRERSIAGIKRISKPGLRVYAKSTNLPKVLGGLGVAIISTSHGLLTGQQAQKKGVGGEVLAYVW
- a CDS encoding type Z 30S ribosomal protein S14, with translation MAKKALIAKAARKPKFGVRAYTRCQRCGRPHSVYRKFGLCRVCLREMAHRGELPGVTKSSW
- the rplE gene encoding 50S ribosomal protein L5, which gives rise to MATTTTPRLKTKYREEIVGKLRDEFKYENVMQVPGLVKIVVNMGVGDAARDSKLIEGAIKDLTTITGQKPAVTKARKSIAQFKLREGQPIGAHVTLRGDRMWEFLDRTLSLALPRIRDFRGLSPKQFDGRGNYTFGLTEQVMFHEIDQDKIDRVRGMDITVVTTATNDDEGRALLRHLGFPFKEA
- the rplX gene encoding 50S ribosomal protein L24 is translated as MKIKKGDLVQVITGKDKGKQGKVIAAFPREDRVLVEGVNRVKKHTKANQPGRASQAGGIVTVEAPIHVSNVQLVVEKDGNKVVTRVGYRFDENGNKIRVAKRTGEDI